A window of the Cystobacter fuscus genome harbors these coding sequences:
- a CDS encoding TetR/AcrR family transcriptional regulator yields the protein MNATTADRILDAAQAIMIERGYNGFSYADIAEVVKISKPTIHHHFPSKALLARDVVVRYRENIRLSFTHLGRMVPDPLGQLKAYVSYWETCIREKTTPFCVCALLAAEMPTLPEEVGAEVRDHFRELAGWLAKTLEEGRRRGLLDFGRTAALEAELFMATIHGAMLAARASGEWTVFSAVTTEALRLLQIRT from the coding sequence ATGAACGCCACGACAGCGGACCGCATCCTCGACGCAGCTCAGGCGATCATGATTGAGCGCGGGTACAACGGCTTCAGCTACGCGGACATCGCGGAGGTCGTGAAGATCAGCAAGCCCACCATCCACCACCATTTTCCGAGCAAGGCGCTGTTGGCGAGGGACGTGGTGGTGAGATACCGCGAGAACATCCGCTTGTCGTTCACCCACCTCGGCCGGATGGTGCCCGACCCGCTCGGGCAGTTGAAGGCCTATGTCTCCTATTGGGAGACCTGCATCCGAGAGAAGACGACGCCCTTTTGTGTGTGCGCGTTGCTCGCCGCCGAGATGCCGACGCTCCCCGAGGAGGTGGGGGCCGAGGTCCGGGACCATTTCCGAGAACTCGCGGGGTGGTTGGCCAAGACCCTGGAGGAAGGCCGGCGCCGGGGCCTTCTCGATTTCGGGCGCACGGCCGCCCTGGAAGCCGAACTCTTCATGGCCACGATCCATGGCGCCATGCTGGCCGCGCGAGCCTCGGGGGAGTGGACGGTCTTCAGCGCGGTGACGACCGAGGCGCTTCGCCTCCTCCAAATCAGAACCTGA
- a CDS encoding Imm26 family immunity protein has product MRPTHKPGSFLRIPLPDGSFGYGRVLELPFDAFYNYRTTEPDADLDRIASKPILFRIVVRSPHSKSWEPIGWRKIEEHLTQPVVQFSMEVGPLRRCTIFDSLGNEREATPKECIGLEPATVWESHGVEKRLLDAFMGRPNSVLERIKRELEQ; this is encoded by the coding sequence ATGCGGCCAACGCACAAACCAGGTTCATTCTTGAGAATTCCCCTCCCAGACGGCTCCTTCGGCTATGGAAGGGTTCTCGAACTGCCGTTCGATGCCTTCTACAATTACAGGACCACCGAGCCGGACGCGGACCTGGACAGGATCGCATCCAAGCCCATCCTTTTCAGGATTGTTGTCCGCTCTCCACATTCGAAATCATGGGAACCCATCGGGTGGAGAAAGATTGAAGAGCACCTGACTCAACCCGTTGTTCAATTCAGCATGGAAGTGGGACCGCTCCGCCGCTGTACGATTTTCGATAGCCTTGGCAATGAAAGAGAGGCGACCCCAAAAGAATGTATTGGGCTCGAGCCAGCCACTGTTTGGGAATCGCACGGTGTCGAAAAACGTCTGCTCGATGCCTTCATGGGACGTCCCAACTCAGTACTGGAGCGCATCAAGAGGGAGCTGGAGCAGTAG